From the genome of Aphelocoma coerulescens isolate FSJ_1873_10779 chromosome 26, UR_Acoe_1.0, whole genome shotgun sequence, one region includes:
- the LOC138099054 gene encoding cyclin-dependent kinase 18-like has translation MLWVLRHQESGAKSRIPRGYREGRGDSRVPGAALPPPLLAASAAAPAAHCASLLSPDLAQGQLQLAQLGRDLAADGSPVSPPEGQGRSPVAAVRYRNHGQRRFSMEDVSKRLSLPMDIRLPPEFLQKLQMQSPELPKPLSRMSRRASLSDIGFGKLETYVKLDKLGEGTYATVFKGRSKLTENLVALKEIRLEHEEGAPCTAIREVSLLKNLKHANIVTLHDIIHTERSLTLVFEYLDNDLKQYLENCGNLMSVHNVKAIRKKHLCHCSTS, from the exons ATGCTGTGGGTGCTGAGGCACCAGGAATCTGGAGCAAAAAGCCGAATTCCCCGGGGATACAGAGAAGGACGTGGAGATTCCCGTGTCCCCGGAGCAGCCCTGCCCCCCCCACTCCTCGCGGCTtctgccgccgctcccgccgctcaCTGTGCTTCCCTTCTGTCCCCAGACCTGGcccaggggcagctgcagctggcgcagctgggcagggacctgGCAGCCGACggcagccccgtgtccccgccgGAGGGGCAGGGCCGGTCCCCGGTGGCGGCCGTGCGCTACCGCAACCACGGCCAGCGCCGCTTCTCCATGGAG gaCGTCAGCAAGCGCCTCTCGCTGCCCATGGACATCCGCCTGCCCCCCGAGttcctgcagaagctgcagatgCAGAGCCCGGAGCTCCCCAAGCCCCTGAGCAGGATGTCCCGGCGGGCCTCCCTC TCAGATATCGGCTTTGGGAAGCTGGAAACCTACGTCAAACTGGACAAACTGGGAGAG ggcACCTACGCCACGGTGTTCAAGGGCCGCAGCAAGCTGACGGAAAACCTGGTGGCGCTGAAGGAAATCCGCCTGGAGCACGAGGAGGGGGCTCCTTGCACGGCCATCCGGGAAG tGTCGCTGCTGAAGAACCTCAAGCACGCCAACATCGTCACCCTGCACGACATCATCCACACCGAGCGCTCCCTCACCCTCGTCTTCGAGTACctg GACAACGACCTCAAGCAGTACCTGGAGAACTGCGGGAACCTGATGAGTGTGCACAATGTGAAG GCTATAAGGAAGAAACACCTCTGCCACTGCTCCACATCCTGA
- the SRGAP2 gene encoding SLIT-ROBO Rho GTPase-activating protein 2 isoform X10 — translation MTSPAKFKKDKEIIAEYDTQVKVASGKVTELFLCWEHPFGEERVEEKTQREEELSNTSCVEECSFLGVRPAEIRAQLVEQLKCLDQQCELRVQLLQDLQDFFRKKAEIEMDYSRNLEKLAERFLAKTRSTKDQQFKKDQNVLSPVNCWNLLLNQVKRESRDHTTLSDIYLNNIIPRFVQVSEDSGRLFKKSKEVGLQLQEDLMKVLNELYTVMKTYHMYNADSISAQSKLKEAEKQEEKQIGKSVKQEDKQTPRSPDSTSNVKFEEKHVRRSSVKKIEKMKEKRQAKYTENRLKAIKARNEYLLALEATNASVFKYYIHDLSDLIDQCCDLGYHASLNRALRTFLSAELNLEQSKHEGLDAIENAVENLDANSDKQRLMEMYNNVFCPPMKFEFQPHMGDMESQLCAQQPVQSELVQRCQQLQSRLSTLKIENEEVKKTMEATLQTIQDIVTIEDFDVSDCFQYSNSMESVKSTVSETFMSKPSIAKRRANQQETEQFYFTVQNAPGSDSQLIFTS, via the exons TAGCTTCTGGAAAGGTCACAGAGTTGTTTCTGTGCTGGGAACATCCCTTTGGTGAGGAAAGGGTGGAGGAGAAGACACAAAGGGAGGAAGAGCTTTCTAATACTTCTTGTGTTGAAGAATGTTCCTTTTTGGGTGTCAGACCTGCAG AGATCCGTGCCCAGTTGGTAGAGCAGCTGAAATGCCTTGACCAGCAGTGTGAGCTTCGGGTCCAGTTACTGCAGGACTTGCAGGATTTCTTCCGCAAGAAGGCAGAGATTGAGATGGATTACTCAAGGAATTTGGAGAAGTTGGCTGAGAGATTCCTGGCTAAAACTAGGAGCACCAAAGACCAGCAATTCAA GAAGGATCAGAATGTGCTGTCACCAGTGAATTGCTGGAACCTGCTGCTCAACCAGGTGaagagggagagcagggaccacACCACCCTCAGTGACATTTATCTCAACAACATCATCCCACGCTTTGTCCAGGTCAGCGAGGACTCAGGACGCCTCTTCAAGAAG AGCAAGGAAGTGGGactgcagctccaggaggacTTGATGAAGGTCCTGAATGAACTCTACACG GTGATGAAAACCTACCACATGTACAATGCTGACAGCATCAGTGCCCAGAGCAAGCTGAAGGAGGcagagaagcaggaggagaagcagaTTGGGAAGTCAGTGAAACAAGAGGACAAGCAGACCCCGCGCTCCCCCGACTCCACCTCCAACGTCAAGTTTGAGGAGAAACACGTCCGGAGAAGCTCCGTCAAAAAAATCGagaaaatgaaggagaag CGCCAGGCAAAGTACACAGAAAACAGACTGAAGGCAATTAAGGCAAGAAATGAGTATCTGCTGGCTCTGGAAGCCACCAATGCCTCGGTGTTCAAGTACTACATCCATGACCTGTCTGATCTCATTGAT cagtgctgtgacctGGGGTACCACGCCAGCCTCAACAGAGCCCTGAGGACGTTCCTGTCGGCCGAGCTGAACCTGGAGCAGTCCAAGCACGAGGGGCTGGACGCCATCGAGAACGCCGTGGAGAACCTGGACGCCAACAGCGACAAGCAGAGGCTGATGGAGATGTACAACAACGTCTTCTGCCCCCCCATGAAGTTCGAGTTCCAGCCACACATGGGTGACATG GAGTCTCAGCTCTGTGCCCAGCAGCCAGTCCAGAGTGAGTTGGTGCAGAGGTGTCAGCAGCTGCAGTCCCGGTTATCGACGCTGAAGATCGAAAATGAAGAG GTTAAGAAGACGATGGAAGCCACACTCCAGACAATCCAGGACATTGTCACGATAGAGGACTTTGATGTCTCTGACTGCTTCCAGTACAGCAACTCCATGGAGTCTGTGAAATCCACGGTGTCGGAAACGTTCATGAGCAAACCCAGCATTGCCAAGAGACGGGCAAACCAGCAGGAGACTGAGCAGTTCTACTTCACA GTGCAGAATGCTCCTGGCTCTGACTCCCAGCTGATCTTCACCTCTTAA